A stretch of DNA from Terriglobales bacterium:
TGATCGCCATTTGTGCGTATTCGTGCGCCTTCTGGTCAAGAGAGCTATTTCTGTTAATGAGGTACAAAAGGTTTGTCACCGCTTCAAGAGGATTATTGATTTCATGCGCCATCGTTCCGGCCAGGCGTCCGGTAGCCGCAAGCTTCTCGGTTTTCCGGAGCGCTTCAGCAGCACGGTTGCGCTCGCTTATGTCGCGAGCGATTGTAGAGGCGCCCGTAACTGCGCCTGTTGAATTGCGAATCGGCGAAATCGAAACCGAAACTTCCACGGAACTTCCATCCTTACGCAAGCGCACAGTCTCAAAATGGTCGATCGATTGCCCGCGCCGCAAGAGCTCAAGCAGGTCATCTGCCTCGCGCCGCCTCTCCGGCGGACTGAGAGTGGAAACAGGCTGTCCGATCATTTCGTTCGCAGAGTAGCCGAACATCTTCTCCGCGCCTCGATTCCAGCTATTTATGTGGCCTTCGAGATCCTTGCTGTAGATTCCGTCCTCAGAAGTTTCAACAATCGCTGCCATTCTCGTAAGAGCTTCTTCAGCCCGCTTCTGGTCGGCGATGTCGGTGAATGTTCCCAGCCAGCGTACGACGGCGCCGCGTTCATCACGCAACGGAAGCGCAAGGCCAAGGTGCCAGCGATAGCTGTCAGCAACACCGCGCAGCCGCAACTCGATGGTGAAGGCCTTACCCGACGCAAGGGATGCTCTCCAGGCAGAGTTCGCTGCGGCACTGTCTTCGGGGCTGACGCGTTGCAGCCACGGTTCGCGCGACTGACGCGCTGCACCGATGTAATCCAACCAGCGCTGATTAAAGTATTCGGGAGTTCCATCCGGCGATGTTGCCCAAACCATTTGCGGAATCGCTTCTGCCAGTATCCGGAAATGGGCTTCGCGCTCTGCGAGTTCCTCGGAGAGACGGTCAGCCCTTGAGAGCGCGCGCTCGTAAACGCGTGAAATCGCAAGCAGCTGGTATGCCGCGAAGACTGCAATGATGAACCCTACTGCAAGAGTCAGCAGAATCCCAAGCCGCGAAGTGAATCGGATGGCGTCCCTGGACGATGCAAGATAGGAGGCTCGAAGCTCTTGCTCCGCCGATACCAGTCGCGAGAATTCGGTACGAATGTGTTCCATCAGTGCCTCTTCGCGAGCGTTGTAAGCCGAACTCTCTTCCGGACCCTTCTCGATGGCTTCTTCTACGATGGACCGCCATTGCGCGAGCGAAGCCTTGATGGCGTTGAGTTGTCGCAACTCTGATTCCTGATCACGAACCAAGGTCTCAAGCTTGGCCAGCGCTGCGTCCACACTCGCGGAAGTCTGCCGATATCGTTGAAGCAGGAGTTGATCCGCTGACTCCAGGTAACGCTGTTGCGTGGTATCCATTTCGAGTGCGAGATTGAGCGCTTCGAAACTCTGTGCGATTACTTGACCGGTGTGCTGCACCGCTTGGTTGGCGGTCACGAGACCGCGAATCGCCCACAGCAGCGTTGCCGCGGTTACGGTCATAAGCAAGAAGGGCAGACCAACCATCAGCACCAGAGCTCGCTGAAAGCGTTTGCGATCGAGTGGATTCGCGATGCGGATCACAAACCGCCGAACAGCTCCGATTTCCATTTTTGCGTGTGATTTGGCAATAGAAGGCCGCAACGGCTTCGGAGAATCTGTCGGCACACTGCGTGCTTCTGAACCTTTTGACACACCAGGACCTGAGCGGGAGGATGGAGAACGACAGTATCTTAGCCTAGCTACCCTGATTTCGTTGCTAGACCGCGCGAATAGCCTTACGGCAGGGACATGAGGTGAGTTCCACCTGCCTGGCAACTACTTTCCGATGCAGAAGGTACTGAAGATCAGGTTCAAAATGTCGTCCGTCGTGGTTTCTCCAGTAATGGAATCGAGCGGTCGAAGGGAGTTGTAGAGGTCCATCAGCAGCATTTCGTGGGGCGTGCGATTGGCAACCGCTTCCTCTGCGGCGAAAAGCGCGGATAGCGATTCCTCAATCAGCTTTCGTTGTCGCAGATTCGTGAGGAACCCACTCTCGTGTTGCGTTGCTGAGCTTCCTCCAACTTCTGCGACTACTCTTTCACGAAGCGCTTCAATTCCCTCGCCAGTCATTGCCGATGTGCTGACCTCCGGTAGATGGTCGGAGTTAAACCTGCTCTGATTTCGATCAGCTAAATCAGACTTGTTTCGAACCAGGATGCGCTTGCGGCCCAACGTTGCCTGTAGCAAGCGTTCGTCTTCATCTGCGTGTTGGGAAGCGGTGTCGTCGGTAACTACGAGCACGAGGTCGGCATCAGCGAGCGCCTCGTAAGATTTGCGGATACCTATCGCCTCTACCTCATCGGAGCTACTGCGGATACCAGCGGTGTCAATCAGATGGATGGGAATACCTGCAAGTGAGACAGTTTCCGTAACCAGATCGCGTGTGGTGCCTGGAATGGCAGTGACGATGGCGCGTTCACGCGCGACAAGCCGATTAAACAAACTCGACTTGCCTACATTGGGTCTTCCAACAATCGCGAGCGTTAATCCTTCGTGTACGACACGGCCATAGGCGAATGATTGTGCAAGAGCTTCGAGTGGCGGGCGAATCTGGGAGATTGCGGCGAGAATGCGATTATCTGGAAGAACGGCAACTTCGTCTTCGGCAAAGTCGATACCAGCTTCGAGCAACGCTATCAGGTCTACTAGTTGTTTCTTAACCGGCTTGATGCGACGGGAAAGCGCGCCTTCCAATTGCTGGGCAGCGATCTTGGCCTGAAACAGCGTCTGTGACTCGATCAGATCGCGCACAGCCTCAGCCTGGGTGAGATCGATGCGGCCGTGGAGGAATCCACGCATGGTGAACTCACCCGGCTCCGCCAGCCGTGCGCCCCGGGCCAATGACTGCTCAACGACATACTGGAGGACAACCGGCGAACCATGCGCCGATATTTCGACGACGTCCTCCGTCGTGTAGGAGTGCGGTTTCTGGAAGAACGTGACAACGACTTCGTCGATCCTCTCGCCGGCATGTTCGCCGATCAGTTCGCCGAAGATTGCACGCCCGGCTTCAAGAGGATGCTTAAGACGAAGCATTGGAGCAACGATCTCTCGCGCATGCGGTCCACTCAGTCGCACAACACCAATTCCTCCGCGGCCCGGTGGAGTGGCGACGGCAATGATCGTGTCGTCGAGATGCACTCTTGAATTCTAGCGGCGGAACTAAACGCAGACGACAGGGAGGGGGCACAGAGGAAAACCGAAGGCCGGACGCACCGAAAATCCGCCGGGCCAGACAAAAGAACAGCGAGAAAAACAAGCGAGTTTTCAAACGCGGCTTCTAATTCGTCGAATTCTGCCCAAAATGCACAAATTTCGTTCAAGACCAGGGAAATAACAGGGACTTCTGTGGATTTCTTCGTAA
This window harbors:
- a CDS encoding PAS domain S-box protein translates to MIRIANPLDRKRFQRALVLMVGLPFLLMTVTAATLLWAIRGLVTANQAVQHTGQVIAQSFEALNLALEMDTTQQRYLESADQLLLQRYRQTSASVDAALAKLETLVRDQESELRQLNAIKASLAQWRSIVEEAIEKGPEESSAYNAREEALMEHIRTEFSRLVSAEQELRASYLASSRDAIRFTSRLGILLTLAVGFIIAVFAAYQLLAISRVYERALSRADRLSEELAEREAHFRILAEAIPQMVWATSPDGTPEYFNQRWLDYIGAARQSREPWLQRVSPEDSAAANSAWRASLASGKAFTIELRLRGVADSYRWHLGLALPLRDERGAVVRWLGTFTDIADQKRAEEALTRMAAIVETSEDGIYSKDLEGHINSWNRGAEKMFGYSANEMIGQPVSTLSPPERRREADDLLELLRRGQSIDHFETVRLRKDGSSVEVSVSISPIRNSTGAVTGASTIARDISERNRAAEALRKTEKLAATGRLAGTMAHEINNPLEAVTNLLYLINRNSSLDQKAHEYAQMAISEVDRIGHIAREALGFYREAATPVDVNISDLVGSIVRLYAAGAQNKSVHLETQLETQATVPAFPGEMRQVFSNLIVNAVDAVPRGGIIHIRVKHGRNWKSRAMGIRVLVSDNGPGIPMASRPHIFEPFFTTKGEKGTGVGLWVSQGVIEKHSGSIRMKTSTGAAHGTTFSVFLPYA
- the mnmE gene encoding tRNA uridine-5-carboxymethylaminomethyl(34) synthesis GTPase MnmE, with the translated sequence MHLDDTIIAVATPPGRGGIGVVRLSGPHAREIVAPMLRLKHPLEAGRAIFGELIGEHAGERIDEVVVTFFQKPHSYTTEDVVEISAHGSPVVLQYVVEQSLARGARLAEPGEFTMRGFLHGRIDLTQAEAVRDLIESQTLFQAKIAAQQLEGALSRRIKPVKKQLVDLIALLEAGIDFAEDEVAVLPDNRILAAISQIRPPLEALAQSFAYGRVVHEGLTLAIVGRPNVGKSSLFNRLVARERAIVTAIPGTTRDLVTETVSLAGIPIHLIDTAGIRSSSDEVEAIGIRKSYEALADADLVLVVTDDTASQHADEDERLLQATLGRKRILVRNKSDLADRNQSRFNSDHLPEVSTSAMTGEGIEALRERVVAEVGGSSATQHESGFLTNLRQRKLIEESLSALFAAEEAVANRTPHEMLLMDLYNSLRPLDSITGETTTDDILNLIFSTFCIGK